The following are encoded in a window of Rhizobium sp. WYJ-E13 genomic DNA:
- a CDS encoding phosphatidylserine decarboxylase, translating to MSLFDTVRNTIVPVHKEGYPFVAAFFVASLVLGWIFKPLFWIGLILTLWCAYFFRDPERVTPQDDDLVISPADGKVSSIQMVTPPAELNLGSEPMLRISVFMNVFNCHVNRAPMRGRIVSINHRPGTFVNAELDKASEENERNGLVIETRHGQIGVVQIAGLVARRILCFSHVNEPIDAGERFGLIRFGSRLDVFLPANTAPRVSLGQTAIAGETVIAEFASAKGPVISRRS from the coding sequence ATGAGCTTGTTCGATACGGTTCGCAACACGATCGTTCCGGTGCACAAGGAAGGTTATCCCTTCGTCGCCGCCTTCTTCGTCGCGTCGCTCGTATTGGGCTGGATCTTCAAGCCGCTCTTCTGGATCGGCCTTATCCTGACGCTGTGGTGCGCCTATTTCTTCCGTGATCCGGAGCGTGTGACGCCGCAGGACGACGATCTCGTCATCTCGCCGGCCGACGGCAAGGTCTCCTCGATCCAGATGGTCACGCCACCGGCCGAGCTGAACCTCGGCAGTGAACCGATGCTGCGCATCTCCGTCTTCATGAACGTCTTCAACTGCCATGTGAACCGCGCGCCGATGCGCGGCCGCATCGTCAGCATCAACCATCGACCGGGCACTTTCGTGAATGCCGAACTCGACAAGGCGAGTGAGGAGAACGAGCGCAACGGCCTCGTCATCGAGACCCGTCACGGACAGATCGGCGTGGTGCAGATCGCCGGCCTCGTGGCACGGCGCATCCTCTGCTTTTCGCATGTCAACGAACCTATCGATGCCGGCGAGCGTTTCGGCCTTATCCGCTTCGGCTCACGGCTCGACGTGTTCCTGCCCGCCAATACCGCGCCACGCGTTTCGCTTGGCCAGACGGCGATAGCCGGCGAGACCGTCATTGCCGAATTCGCCTCGGCAAAGGGTCCGGTCATCAGTCGCCGCAGCTAA
- a CDS encoding ABC transporter ATP-binding protein/permease yields the protein MANGKTVSDTNLLGTLYNLWPYMWPADRPDLRMRVVWASVYLLISKFVLLLVPYFFKWSTDALNGKMDLQGTLPPLLIGVTALVIAYNLTRLIQLGLNQLRDSLFASVGQYAVRQLAYRTFVHMHELSLRFHLERKTGGLSRIIERGTKGIETIVRFTILNSIPTVIEFLLTAAIFWWGYGFSYLAVTAFTVWAYIWFTIRASDWRISIRRAMNDSDTDANTKAIDSLLNFETVKYFGNEEMEAKRFDKSMERYEKAATDVWTSLGWLNFGQGVIFGIGTTIMLVLSAWSVQRGEHTVGDFVFVNSMLLQLSVPLNFIGFVYREIRQGLIDIEQMFDLLEVKAEVLDAPDAKDLAIGQGAISFKDVHFAYDAARPILKGISFDVPAGKTVAVVGPSGAGKSTLSRLLYRFYDIQSGAITVDGQDIRGITQKSLRSAIGMVPQDTVLFNDTVAYNIRYGRPSASEADVKQAAEIAQIAHFIETLPEGFETKVGERGLKLSGGEKQRVAIARTILKAPPILILDEATSALDTTTEREIQTALDVVSKNRTTLVIAHRLSTVIGADEIIVLKSGEIAERGTHASLLEQNGLYASMWSRQREATQAEEHLKQVREKDELGIVNRLAPAS from the coding sequence ATGGCAAACGGCAAGACAGTTTCTGATACCAACCTGCTGGGAACGCTCTACAATCTCTGGCCCTACATGTGGCCGGCGGACCGTCCGGATCTCAGGATGCGGGTCGTATGGGCTTCAGTCTATCTGCTGATCTCGAAGTTCGTCCTGCTGCTGGTGCCCTATTTCTTCAAGTGGTCCACGGATGCGCTGAACGGCAAGATGGACCTGCAGGGCACGTTGCCACCGCTGCTCATTGGCGTCACCGCCCTCGTCATCGCCTATAACCTGACCCGCCTTATCCAGCTCGGCCTCAACCAGCTCAGAGACTCGCTCTTTGCCAGCGTCGGCCAATACGCGGTGCGCCAGCTTGCCTACCGTACCTTCGTGCACATGCATGAGCTTTCCCTGCGCTTCCACCTGGAACGCAAGACGGGCGGGCTTTCACGCATCATCGAGCGCGGCACCAAGGGCATCGAAACAATCGTGCGTTTCACGATCCTGAACTCGATCCCGACCGTCATCGAATTCCTGCTGACGGCAGCGATCTTCTGGTGGGGCTATGGCTTCTCCTATCTTGCGGTCACCGCCTTTACCGTCTGGGCCTATATCTGGTTCACGATCCGCGCTTCCGACTGGCGCATCTCCATTCGCCGGGCGATGAACGACAGCGATACCGACGCCAATACCAAGGCGATCGACTCGCTCCTCAACTTCGAGACGGTCAAATATTTCGGCAACGAGGAAATGGAGGCCAAGCGCTTTGACAAGTCGATGGAGCGCTATGAGAAAGCGGCGACCGATGTGTGGACCTCGCTCGGCTGGCTGAACTTCGGCCAGGGCGTGATCTTCGGTATCGGCACGACCATCATGCTCGTTCTCTCGGCCTGGTCGGTGCAGCGCGGCGAACATACGGTCGGCGATTTCGTCTTCGTCAATTCCATGCTGCTGCAGCTTTCCGTGCCGCTGAACTTCATCGGCTTCGTCTATCGCGAAATCCGCCAGGGGCTGATCGATATCGAGCAGATGTTCGATCTTCTGGAGGTCAAGGCCGAGGTTCTGGACGCGCCGGACGCGAAGGATCTTGCCATCGGCCAGGGCGCCATCTCGTTCAAGGACGTCCATTTCGCCTATGATGCGGCCCGCCCGATCCTGAAAGGCATTTCCTTCGACGTGCCCGCCGGCAAGACGGTCGCGGTCGTCGGTCCCTCGGGGGCCGGCAAATCGACGCTGTCGCGGCTGCTCTATCGTTTCTACGATATCCAGAGCGGCGCGATCACCGTCGACGGGCAGGATATACGAGGGATCACGCAGAAGAGCCTGCGCTCGGCGATCGGCATGGTGCCGCAGGATACGGTGCTGTTCAACGACACGGTGGCCTACAATATCCGTTATGGCCGCCCTTCGGCCAGCGAAGCCGACGTGAAGCAGGCCGCCGAGATCGCCCAGATCGCACATTTCATCGAGACGCTGCCTGAGGGTTTCGAAACCAAGGTCGGCGAGCGCGGGTTGAAGCTTTCCGGCGGCGAAAAGCAGCGTGTGGCGATCGCCCGCACCATCCTGAAGGCGCCGCCGATCCTCATTCTGGATGAGGCGACCTCGGCGCTCGACACCACGACGGAGCGGGAAATCCAGACTGCGCTCGATGTCGTTTCCAAGAACCGCACGACGCTGGTCATCGCCCATCGCCTGTCCACCGTCATCGGTGCCGACGAGATCATCGTTTTGAAGAGCGGCGAGATCGCCGAGCGCGGCACGCATGCCTCCCTTCTCGAACAGAACGGCCTCTATGCCTCGATGTGGAGCCGCCAGCGCGAGGCGACGCAGGCCGAAGAACACCTGAAGCAGGTTCGCGAGAAAGACGAGTTGGGCATCGTCAACCGGTTGGCGCCGGCAAGCTGA
- a CDS encoding TIGR02301 family protein, with protein sequence MLPVSTGCMIPVRRVVLSLLVFAGLVSAGPTMAQGGAQGGKNAVPPPEEIVPQAAIVPYDDKLARLAEILGSVHYLRTLCKAPGADEWRTDMQQLLDSETNGEQQRKEKLTAAFNRGYRAFASVYTDCTQAAIVAEERYRNEGATLATEITSRFGN encoded by the coding sequence ATGCTCCCTGTATCAACTGGATGCATGATTCCCGTTCGACGCGTTGTCTTGTCATTGCTCGTCTTTGCCGGCCTTGTCTCGGCTGGTCCCACAATGGCGCAAGGTGGGGCGCAGGGCGGCAAGAATGCGGTTCCGCCGCCAGAGGAGATCGTGCCGCAGGCTGCGATCGTACCCTATGACGACAAGCTGGCGCGGCTGGCGGAGATTCTGGGTTCGGTGCATTACCTGCGCACGCTGTGCAAGGCGCCGGGGGCTGACGAATGGCGAACCGACATGCAGCAACTGCTTGATTCTGAAACGAATGGAGAGCAGCAGCGCAAGGAAAAACTGACCGCAGCCTTCAATCGCGGCTACCGCGCTTTTGCCTCGGTTTATACGGATTGCACGCAGGCGGCCATCGTGGCAGAAGAGCGCTACCGTAACGAAGGTGCAACACTTGCCACAGAAATTACTTCGCGCTTCGGAAATTAA
- a CDS encoding SOS response-associated peptidase, with the protein MCGRFALTAVVKDIAEAFSLAELEGFPARYNIAPTQPILVVISGEGQEPGSNLPDRRALLVRWGFTPGWVKDPKEFPLLINARSETAIGKASFRAAMRHRRILIPASGFYEWHRPSKESGEKAQAYWIRPRRGGVIAFAGLMETWSSADGSEVDTGAILTTKANGAISSIHDRMPVVIQPEDFSRWLDCKTQEPREVVDLMQPVQDDFFEAVPVSDKVNKVANMGPDLHDPVPLEKLPKPLQKKTHDDGQLSFF; encoded by the coding sequence ATGTGTGGACGTTTTGCCCTGACAGCAGTGGTCAAGGATATCGCTGAAGCCTTCAGTCTTGCCGAGCTGGAGGGCTTTCCGGCGCGTTATAACATCGCGCCGACGCAGCCGATTCTCGTCGTCATATCAGGTGAGGGGCAGGAACCGGGCAGCAACCTGCCGGATCGCCGCGCTTTGCTGGTGCGCTGGGGCTTCACCCCGGGCTGGGTCAAGGACCCCAAGGAATTTCCGCTGCTGATCAATGCGCGTTCGGAAACCGCGATCGGCAAGGCCTCCTTCCGTGCTGCCATGCGCCATCGCCGCATCCTCATCCCGGCCTCCGGCTTCTATGAATGGCATCGTCCTTCGAAGGAAAGCGGCGAGAAGGCGCAGGCCTATTGGATCAGGCCGCGCCGTGGCGGCGTCATTGCCTTTGCCGGCCTGATGGAAACATGGTCCTCGGCCGATGGGTCCGAGGTCGATACCGGCGCCATCCTGACGACGAAGGCCAACGGCGCCATTTCCTCGATCCATGACCGCATGCCCGTCGTCATCCAGCCGGAGGATTTTTCCCGGTGGCTGGACTGCAAGACGCAGGAGCCGCGCGAGGTCGTCGACCTCATGCAGCCGGTTCAGGACGATTTCTTCGAGGCGGTCCCGGTCTCCGACAAGGTCAACAAGGTCGCGAACATGGGGCCGGATCTGCACGATCCGGTGCCGCTCGAAAAGCTGCCGAAGCCTCTCCAGAAGAAAACGCACGATGACGGGCAGCTCAGTTTCTTCTGA
- a CDS encoding NUDIX hydrolase, giving the protein MTSQAKPASSAILERDGRFLLVLRRNPPSADMYAFPGGRGEPGETPEETALREFFEETGIQARNPRLFSTYDLKTHAPDGGISSHFFLSVFRVEADRHLVAEAADDAVALGWYSVEEIRRMPVPQSVLECAEQVAAAE; this is encoded by the coding sequence ATGACCTCCCAAGCCAAACCCGCCTCCTCCGCCATCCTGGAACGTGATGGCCGGTTCCTTCTCGTGCTGCGGCGCAACCCACCGTCTGCCGATATGTATGCCTTTCCGGGCGGGCGCGGAGAGCCGGGCGAAACGCCTGAGGAGACGGCACTGCGTGAGTTTTTCGAGGAGACCGGCATCCAGGCGCGCAATCCTCGCCTGTTCTCCACCTATGACCTCAAGACGCATGCGCCCGACGGCGGCATCAGCAGCCATTTCTTTCTGTCCGTCTTCCGCGTCGAAGCGGACCGTCATCTGGTGGCCGAAGCCGCCGACGATGCAGTTGCACTCGGCTGGTACAGCGTGGAGGAGATCCGCCGCATGCCGGTACCGCAGAGCGTGCTCGAATGTGCGGAGCAGGTGGCTGCCGCCGAATAA
- a CDS encoding YnfA family protein has translation MTYLIYAFAASFEIAGCFAFWAWLRLAKPVWWLAPGMVSLALFAWLLTLVPSEAAGRTFAAYGGIYIVASLLWLWLVENRVPDRWDIGGALVCLAGTAIILFAPRS, from the coding sequence GTGACCTACCTGATCTATGCCTTTGCCGCGTCATTCGAAATTGCCGGCTGCTTCGCCTTCTGGGCCTGGCTGCGGCTGGCAAAGCCCGTCTGGTGGCTGGCGCCGGGCATGGTGTCGCTGGCGCTCTTTGCCTGGCTGCTGACGCTGGTGCCGAGCGAAGCGGCCGGCCGCACCTTCGCGGCCTATGGCGGCATCTATATCGTCGCCTCGCTGCTGTGGCTCTGGCTGGTAGAGAATCGTGTTCCCGACCGCTGGGATATCGGCGGCGCGCTGGTCTGCCTCGCCGGCACGGCGATCATCCTCTTTGCGCCGCGTAGCTAG
- a CDS encoding LysM peptidoglycan-binding domain-containing protein — protein MMKNRAGLLALAVLVIAIILMVFFVMPRLGPDVAKVGDAINQAGTEVNNTVNEASKTSRSAVADAAAAVQKIGSLTADAGQSLSGLKSLFADGKVPAADALSGAKTAAVNALTAIVDFAAPDGLDTATAGLVSKAKDGAGKARDIIQNLPENAADALAALAKAEAALTGSPEAAGQPVASDTGPKIPAFDVLRVEPDGSTVIAGSAEPHGKLEVLDGDRVVVTTDVDGTGDFAAVLDNPLPAGDHQLVLKVTGKDGKTTLSEEVATVSVPKDGSGSELLAMVSKPGTASRIITAPTAEVASAQPPTANDASAAPAGNQPAPNGAANDQVAVQTPDVPADASDNAKTAPAVPGTQQGGGGTADVMVNAVEIEGNKIFVAGTTRANAKVVGYADDALIGQDTAGPDGHFVIEGVMNLSVGDHKIRVDVVDGAGKALVRATVNFNRPAGDQVTVAAQSGNNANTSQALVPLDEGQLGKLESDATKAFGLLKGLFADGKVPGAEQLAAARSATEFALRSIVDFRPGIDATDAIKQASASASQVASNALTVLQGLPKDAKSVGAALDQLGAIIAQLTVPNAAPMPSNEISDAGQPKTIEQAPLTENNNAVIIRRGDTLWQISRRVYGLGVRYTTIYIANEDKIVNPDRIRPGQIFGLPKDALPNAEELHRKRLSGQHP, from the coding sequence ATGATGAAAAACCGTGCCGGCTTGCTGGCCCTCGCAGTGCTCGTAATCGCAATCATACTGATGGTGTTTTTCGTCATGCCCCGGCTCGGCCCTGATGTGGCAAAGGTTGGTGACGCCATCAACCAGGCCGGCACCGAGGTCAACAATACGGTTAACGAAGCGTCTAAGACTTCCCGCTCGGCTGTCGCCGATGCCGCAGCCGCCGTTCAGAAGATCGGCAGCCTCACCGCCGATGCCGGCCAGTCACTCTCCGGCCTGAAGTCGCTGTTTGCCGATGGCAAGGTGCCCGCCGCCGATGCGCTTTCAGGCGCCAAGACAGCAGCCGTGAATGCGCTGACCGCGATCGTCGATTTCGCCGCCCCTGACGGTCTCGACACCGCAACCGCGGGCCTCGTCTCCAAGGCCAAGGACGGTGCAGGCAAGGCGCGCGACATCATCCAGAATCTGCCTGAAAATGCCGCCGATGCGCTGGCCGCACTCGCAAAGGCCGAAGCCGCGCTGACCGGATCGCCGGAAGCTGCCGGTCAGCCGGTCGCTTCCGACACAGGCCCGAAGATCCCGGCGTTCGACGTGCTGCGCGTCGAGCCCGATGGTTCGACCGTCATTGCCGGCTCGGCCGAACCGCATGGCAAGCTGGAAGTGCTTGACGGCGACAGGGTGGTCGTGACGACCGATGTCGACGGCACCGGCGATTTTGCCGCCGTTCTCGACAATCCGCTTCCCGCCGGCGACCATCAGCTCGTGCTGAAAGTGACGGGCAAGGACGGCAAGACCACTCTCTCGGAAGAAGTCGCGACCGTTTCCGTACCGAAGGACGGCAGCGGCAGCGAACTGCTCGCCATGGTCTCCAAGCCGGGCACGGCAAGCCGCATCATTACGGCGCCTACGGCTGAGGTCGCCAGTGCCCAGCCGCCGACCGCCAACGACGCATCGGCCGCACCTGCCGGCAATCAGCCGGCGCCGAATGGCGCTGCGAATGATCAGGTCGCCGTGCAGACCCCGGATGTGCCTGCAGACGCCAGCGATAACGCCAAGACGGCGCCGGCGGTTCCCGGCACCCAGCAGGGTGGCGGCGGCACGGCCGACGTGATGGTCAATGCCGTCGAGATCGAGGGCAACAAGATCTTCGTCGCCGGCACGACGCGCGCCAACGCCAAGGTCGTCGGCTATGCCGATGATGCGCTCATCGGCCAGGATACCGCAGGGCCGGACGGTCACTTCGTCATCGAAGGCGTGATGAACCTGTCGGTCGGCGACCACAAGATCCGCGTCGACGTCGTTGACGGCGCCGGCAAGGCGCTCGTGCGCGCCACCGTCAACTTCAATCGTCCGGCGGGCGATCAGGTCACGGTTGCCGCCCAGTCCGGCAACAATGCGAATACCAGTCAGGCGCTGGTGCCGCTCGATGAGGGCCAGCTCGGCAAGCTCGAGAGCGACGCAACGAAGGCCTTCGGCCTGCTGAAGGGCCTGTTTGCAGACGGCAAAGTGCCGGGTGCAGAACAGCTTGCGGCGGCTCGCTCGGCGACCGAATTCGCACTGCGCTCGATTGTCGATTTTCGTCCGGGTATCGATGCGACCGACGCCATCAAGCAGGCATCGGCTTCCGCCTCGCAGGTTGCCTCGAACGCACTCACAGTGCTGCAGGGCCTGCCGAAGGATGCAAAATCAGTCGGCGCGGCGCTCGACCAGCTCGGCGCGATCATTGCCCAGCTGACGGTTCCCAATGCCGCGCCCATGCCGTCGAACGAAATATCCGACGCCGGCCAGCCGAAGACGATCGAGCAGGCGCCGCTGACGGAAAACAACAATGCGGTCATCATCCGCCGCGGCGATACGCTGTGGCAGATTTCCCGCCGCGTCTACGGCCTCGGTGTGCGCTACACGACGATCTACATCGCCAACGAGGACAAGATCGTCAATCCGGACCGCATCCGCCCCGGCCAGATCTTCGGCCTGCCCAAGGATGCACTGCCCAACGCAGAGGAGCTGCATCGCAAGCGGCTCTCCGGTCAGCATCCCTGA
- the pssA gene encoding CDP-diacylglycerol--serine O-phosphatidyltransferase has protein sequence MEPPFPPFEPNGPNDDSARGPRLREIPIRLVVPNLITILAICAGLTGIRLAFENRYELAVAMVLVAAFLDGIDGRVARLMKATSKFGAQMDSLADIVNFGVAPALVVYVYALDAARSLGWIAALIYAIAAGLRLARFNVMSERENRAPWQSEYFVGVPAPAGAMLVLLPVYLGFLGLSTDRSFAFFSSGYTILIAFLLISRLPVWSGKSESRMRRDLVLPAMLGVVIYVALLMSFTWEVMVFTVCAYLISLPFGARKWKRKYGTLTIEEPGVGEDDIGRHI, from the coding sequence ATGGAACCCCCTTTTCCGCCCTTCGAACCGAACGGCCCAAACGACGATTCCGCCCGCGGGCCGCGCCTTCGCGAGATTCCGATCCGGCTCGTTGTTCCGAACCTCATCACCATCCTGGCGATCTGCGCCGGCCTGACCGGCATACGGCTCGCCTTTGAGAACCGCTACGAGCTGGCTGTCGCCATGGTGCTGGTCGCCGCCTTCCTCGATGGCATCGACGGCCGTGTGGCAAGACTGATGAAGGCTACGTCGAAATTCGGCGCGCAGATGGATTCGCTTGCCGATATCGTCAATTTCGGCGTTGCTCCTGCCCTCGTGGTCTATGTCTATGCGCTTGATGCGGCACGCTCGCTCGGCTGGATCGCAGCACTCATCTACGCGATCGCGGCCGGCCTGAGGCTGGCGCGCTTCAACGTGATGTCGGAGCGTGAGAACCGCGCGCCCTGGCAGTCGGAATATTTCGTCGGCGTGCCGGCACCGGCCGGCGCCATGCTCGTGCTGCTGCCAGTCTATCTGGGCTTCCTCGGCCTCTCCACCGACCGTAGCTTCGCCTTTTTCTCCTCGGGCTACACGATCCTCATCGCCTTTCTGCTCATCAGCCGCCTGCCTGTCTGGTCCGGTAAATCCGAGAGCCGGATGCGACGCGATCTCGTGCTGCCGGCCATGCTCGGCGTCGTCATCTACGTTGCGCTGCTGATGAGTTTCACCTGGGAAGTGATGGTCTTCACGGTCTGTGCCTACCTCATTTCGCTGCCCTTCGGAGCACGGAAGTGGAAACGCAAATATGGCACGCTGACCATCGAGGAACCCGGCGTCGGCGAGGATGACATCGGCCGCCACATCTGA